The following proteins are encoded in a genomic region of Triticum dicoccoides isolate Atlit2015 ecotype Zavitan chromosome 1B, WEW_v2.0, whole genome shotgun sequence:
- the LOC119348705 gene encoding UDP-glucose:2-hydroxyflavanone C-glucosyltransferase-like yields MALAATPASGDQARGAPPHLIFIPSAGMGHIHPFSRFIAALASQGAVDISVVIALPTVSEAEADHFTALFAAFPAIRRIDFNLLPLDDATLAGTDPFLLRWESLRRSAHLLGPLIAGAAPRASAIVTDITLASQVIPVAKNELRLPCHILFISCATMMSFLAYFPTYVDGANTDHLAGDVDVPGIGHLPVDYPPQVLRDPDNLFTKQFFSNGREIAEADGILLNTFDALEPEALAALRDGKVVSGFPPVFAVGPLKSTSTEKEAVHGGASSPIAWLDEQPARSVVYVAFGNRNAAALEQIHEIGAGLEASGCRFLWVVKTTVVDREDTAELNDVLDDGFLGRVHGRGLVIKEWVDQEAVLRHPAVGLYVSHCGWNSVTESAACGVPMLAWPMTLGDQRLVATVIRSAGFGLWLEHWSWDRESSLVRAAEIAEKVKAVMGDEAISARAKEVGREATKAVAPGGSSHRSMQEFLATLK; encoded by the coding sequence ATGGCTCTCGCGGCGACGCCGGCCTCCGGTGACCAGGCCAGAGGCGCACCGCCGCACCTGATCTTCATCCCGAGCGCTGGCATGGGCCACATCCACCCTTTCTCCCGCTTCATCGCCGCCCTCGCGAGCCAAGGCGCCGTCGACATCTCCGTCGTGATCGCGCTCCCGACGGTCTCCGAGGCCGAGGCCGACCACTTCACCGCCCTCTTCGCGGCCTTCCCCGCCATCCGACGCATCGACTTCAACCTCCTGCCGCTCGACGACGCCACCCTTGCCGGCACGGACCCCTTCCTCCTGCGGTGGGAGTCCCTTCGCCGCTCCGCCCACCTCCTCGGCCCGCTCATCGCCGGCGCCGCGCCGCGCGCGTCGGCCATCGTCACGGACATCACCCTGGCTTCCCAGGTCATCCCCGTGGCTAAGAACGAGCTGCGGCTCCCGTGCCACATCCTCTTCATCTCATGCGCGACCATGATGTCCTTCCTCGCCTACTTCCCCACCTACGTTGACGGCGCCAACACGGACCACCTCGCCGGGGACGTCGACGTCCCCGGCATTGGACACCTCCCGGTAGATTACCCCCCGCAGGTGCTGCGCGACCCGGACAACCTCTTCACCAAGCAGTTCTTCTCCAACGGCCGCGAGATCGCCGAGGCAGACGGCATTCTCCTCAACACGTTCGACGCCTTGGAGCCGGAGGCACTCGCCGCCCTGCGCGACGGCAAGGTCGTTTCCGGGTTCCCTCCGGTGTTCGCAGTCGGCCCGCTTAAGTCGACGAGCACAGAGAAGGAGGCGGTACATGGCGGCGCCTCTTCACCTATCGCCTGGCTCGACGAGCAGCCGGCGCGCTCGGTTGTGTACGTGGCCTTCGGCAACCGCAACGCGGCCGCGCTGGAGCAGATCCACGAGATCGGCGCCGGGCTGGAGGCGAGTGGCTGCCGGTTCCTGTGGGTggtgaagacgacggtggtggACCGTGAGGACACAGCGGAGCTCAACGACGTGCTGGACGACGGGTTCCTGGGGCGCGTGCATGGGCGCGGCCTGGTGATCAAGGAGTGGGTGGACCAGGAGGCGGTTCTGAGGCACCCGGCCGTGGGGCTGTACGTGAGCCACTGCGGGTGGAACTCGGTGACAGAGTCGGCCGCGTGCGGCGTGCCGATGCTGGCGTGGCCGATGACGCTGGGCGACCAGCGCCTGGTAGCAACGGTGATCAGGAGCGCCGGCTTCGGGCTGTGGCTGGAGCACTGGAGCTGGGACAGGGAGAGCTCGCTGGTGCGCGCGGCGGAGATAGCGGAGAAGGTGAAGGCGGTGATGGGCGACGAGGCGATCTCGGCGAGGGCTAAGGAGGTCGGCCGGGAGGCGACCAAGGCCGTTGCCCCGGGCGGCTCCAGCCACCGGAGCATGCAGGAATTCCTTGCCACGCTCAAGTGA